From Pleurocapsa sp. PCC 7319:
ATTCTCGGTTGTTCCCAAGTTGTAAAATTTCTGTTGACCCAATCCATACCCATTTCATTATTTAACTTGATTTTTTGTGGTGCATCAGAGTAAATCTTGTTTAAGATACCTGCATCTTGCTCGACAACAATTTTACTTAGCCCGAGAAATTGATTTTTTAAAAGTTTAGCTAATGGATTGCTGGCTTCTCCAAACAATAAAATATAGGTTCGAGTTTTAGTTAATGATTCGGGAACAAAAAGATGACATTGGGCAATTTTGCCAAAAGGACTATTGCCATAAAAAATAACCAGAGAAGGAAAATAATTTTCTAAATGAGCTTGAATCACCTCAGGAAGTAAAAATTGATTGGGTTGTTTGAGTTTTTCCCAGAAAGTTTTTGGTGCAGTGGGAGTATTAAAAAAAGCTTCGGAATGGTAGCCATTGTCGATAAACTTTTCAAACCTGACCTCAGTAATTTCAAATAAGTCTCGATGTGTCCCATTTTGATGATTGTAATCGTGCATAATCAACAGCATCGATCGCAAGTCTGTCTCAACACTAGTATTAGCAGTAAAGCCAATAAATTCATACTTCCCAGCGATCTGCTCTAAAATATCGGGAATGGGTATCTTGGGTTGATAATCACCATAAGACCAAATGAAATCACCCTGAATAATCAAATCTAAAGGTTTTAACTGAGGTAAGGTCTTTTTATCTGTTCCTGGTAGGATAGTGCAGCCATGGCGATCAAATTCTAGAGCATGAAACGGACAAACTACCGCACTTGTGCCATCTGCTTCAGTTTCGCACCAACCCTCAGATAGCATTGCTCCCATATGGGGACAAATATTTGGCAAACCGTTAACTTGACCTGTCTTGTCTTGCCAAATCACATAATCATTACCGTAAAGTGAAACTTTTTGCGGCTGATTTGTTTGTAGCATCGATTTATGCGCCAATAGCCAAGGCGCACCCTCTAACATAGACATCTTTAATTTCCTTAGTTAAAAATTTTGAGCAAATAAATCTATCGCGACAAGTAAAATATAAACTGTCGCAAGTTACGAACTGCTGTAGTTTTACTAGTGCCTACAGCTAGAAAAAGCTTTTATTGACTCTAAATATATGACATATTATTCGTGTTTGTCAATATGAAATCTGATAACCAAACATATCCAGATCGTCGTCCTTTGCGTCGTCAACCTCAACAAAAACGTAGTCAGGAAAGAGTTGAAAAAATATTGGATGCAGCAGCCATAGTATTTGATGAGGTGGGTTTTGAAGCTGCTACTACCCATGCGATCGCAGCTCGTGCAGATACCTCTGTAGGGTCGCTTTATCAATTTTTCCCTGATAAATTGGCGATTTTCAATGCTTTGGAGCTACGACACGTCGAGCGCGTTTATGTTATTTGGGAGAAGCTATTGCGACCTGAAATTGTACAGCTACCATTTCCTGATTTTATACACACTATTGTCACTCAAATACAGCAACTATTTGAGCAACCCACTTCTAGGATTGTTTTTACACAGTTTTTTACCTCTCCGAAAATTTTTAAAAATATCGATGATAGCTTTACTCAAGAAGCAATTCAATTTATGGCAAAGTTATTAAAAAAGCGTAATTCTGCTCTAACAGATAAAAGGAGTAAAATATTAGCGGAAGTCTGCGTTAATTCGACTAATACTCTAATTTTAATTGCTTTAAGAAGTAATGAATCCCATAATAAAGAAATTATTCGGGAAATAGAAGCTTTAATGAGAGCCTATTTAGAAGCAGATATTGGCGATAGCACTATTAATAATAACTCTAACGATTTAGTAAAAAAACTTGCTTCCCTTTATGAGTTAAATCCTCGTCAGTGCTTCATTCTAAAATATGCTAGCAACAATCAAGAAATCACTATCAAAAACTGTGAGGCTATGTTTCCCGAAGTATCTCGACGCACTTTACAAAGAGATTTGAAAGACTTAAGTCAGCAAAAATTGCTACTTCCTAAAGGTAATACCGATCAACGTTATTATTGTTTAAATTGTAAGCTGGTAAACTTGTGACAATTAACGACACTAATATTCAATTTATTTATTCTGAGGCTTTGGCGATGATTTTTCCTCGATACATATTCATACCACAGGTAAAAGTATATTCCCCTGGTTTTTCAGGCATAATTTCGACGGAAGT
This genomic window contains:
- a CDS encoding TetR/AcrR family transcriptional regulator, whose product is MKSDNQTYPDRRPLRRQPQQKRSQERVEKILDAAAIVFDEVGFEAATTHAIAARADTSVGSLYQFFPDKLAIFNALELRHVERVYVIWEKLLRPEIVQLPFPDFIHTIVTQIQQLFEQPTSRIVFTQFFTSPKIFKNIDDSFTQEAIQFMAKLLKKRNSALTDKRSKILAEVCVNSTNTLILIALRSNESHNKEIIREIEALMRAYLEADIGDSTINNNSNDLVKKLASLYELNPRQCFILKYASNNQEITIKNCEAMFPEVSRRTLQRDLKDLSQQKLLLPKGNTDQRYYCLNCKLVNL
- a CDS encoding Rieske 2Fe-2S domain-containing protein, whose product is MSMLEGAPWLLAHKSMLQTNQPQKVSLYGNDYVIWQDKTGQVNGLPNICPHMGAMLSEGWCETEADGTSAVVCPFHALEFDRHGCTILPGTDKKTLPQLKPLDLIIQGDFIWSYGDYQPKIPIPDILEQIAGKYEFIGFTANTSVETDLRSMLLIMHDYNHQNGTHRDLFEITEVRFEKFIDNGYHSEAFFNTPTAPKTFWEKLKQPNQFLLPEVIQAHLENYFPSLVIFYGNSPFGKIAQCHLFVPESLTKTRTYILLFGEASNPLAKLLKNQFLGLSKIVVEQDAGILNKIYSDAPQKIKLNNEMGMDWVNRNFTTWEQPRI